Proteins from a genomic interval of Verrucomicrobium sp.:
- a CDS encoding L-dopachrome tautomerase-related protein, with protein MVRILCFFLLLAPLAQAAHLEVAAQFPDRQVTGVTVSRTGRLFVSFPHWEEFKHLSVAEVLPGGVLKPFPLEWDQDGPGSAAAGVPSTNAFFCVQSVVCDDQDMLWILDTGSPGLAGVVPGQAKLVGVDLATGRAKKVIVFSGEAAPPKSYINDVRIDTARKVAYLSDSGLGGVLVVDLEKGGARRVLQDHPSTQPEEGFALQVNGKVLRGPDGKSPRIASDGIELSADKAMLYYHALTGRTLYSVPTAALRDPALKPAELAAQVRAVADTGPVDGLGLGKDGRIYLSCLEDGVIRSVVPGEAVQEVCRDPRFLWPDTFATGPDGSLYFTCSQVENMPRFNGGKSARTAPYAVFRLFP; from the coding sequence ATGGTCCGTATTCTCTGTTTCTTTCTTCTCCTGGCGCCGTTGGCGCAGGCTGCGCATTTGGAAGTGGCCGCCCAGTTCCCGGACCGGCAGGTGACGGGGGTGACGGTTTCGAGGACGGGCCGCCTTTTCGTCAGCTTTCCCCATTGGGAGGAGTTCAAGCATCTCTCCGTGGCGGAGGTGCTTCCGGGCGGCGTGCTCAAGCCTTTCCCGCTGGAGTGGGACCAGGACGGTCCGGGCAGCGCGGCGGCGGGTGTCCCGTCGACCAACGCCTTTTTCTGCGTGCAGAGTGTGGTTTGCGACGATCAGGATATGCTGTGGATTTTGGATACGGGCTCGCCCGGGCTGGCGGGGGTGGTGCCGGGCCAGGCGAAGCTGGTCGGCGTCGATCTGGCGACGGGCCGGGCGAAGAAGGTGATTGTCTTCAGTGGGGAGGCGGCGCCGCCGAAGAGCTATATCAATGACGTGCGGATCGACACGGCCCGGAAGGTGGCTTACCTAAGCGATTCCGGACTGGGCGGCGTTCTGGTTGTCGATTTGGAAAAGGGCGGCGCGCGCCGCGTGCTTCAGGATCACCCCTCGACGCAGCCGGAGGAGGGTTTTGCCCTTCAGGTGAATGGCAAGGTTTTGAGGGGGCCGGACGGAAAGTCGCCCCGGATCGCTTCTGACGGGATCGAGCTGAGCGCGGACAAGGCGATGCTCTATTACCACGCATTGACGGGCCGGACGCTTTACAGCGTGCCGACGGCGGCGCTGCGCGACCCGGCGCTCAAGCCCGCGGAGTTGGCTGCGCAGGTGAGGGCGGTGGCTGACACGGGGCCGGTCGACGGGCTGGGGTTGGGGAAGGACGGCCGGATCTATCTCTCCTGCCTGGAAGATGGTGTGATCCGCAGTGTGGTGCCGGGTGAGGCTGTGCAGGAGGTCTGCCGCGATCCGCGGTTTCTGTGGCCGGACACCTTCGCCACGGGGCCGGACGGAAGTCTTTACTTCACCTGTTCCCAGGTTGAGAACATGCCGCGTTTCAACGGCGGCAAGAGTGCCCGCACGGCGCCTTACGCGGTCTTTCGGCTGTTTCCTTAG
- a CDS encoding DNA-3-methyladenine glycosylase, with the protein MKGLKLPLQAYLDPDPVAQARFFLGKQVVVQGPEGRCAALITETEAYGGAPDKACHGYNHRRTPRTEPLFAPGGIAYVYLCYGLHNMLNFVTGPQGEPMAVLIRAVRVVEGRDLAARRRPGIPESRWAAGPGMVCQALGIERADNRAPLTGARLWVEDIGLLPMKKEIAAGPRIGVAYAAEWAAKPWRFIWQPPEAALK; encoded by the coding sequence GTGAAAGGCCTCAAACTTCCACTCCAGGCCTACCTGGATCCCGACCCCGTGGCCCAGGCCCGCTTCTTCCTGGGAAAGCAGGTCGTCGTCCAGGGACCGGAGGGCCGCTGCGCCGCCCTCATCACGGAAACGGAAGCCTACGGCGGCGCCCCGGACAAAGCCTGCCACGGCTACAACCACCGCCGCACCCCACGGACCGAACCCCTCTTCGCCCCCGGCGGCATCGCCTACGTCTACCTCTGCTACGGCCTCCACAACATGCTCAACTTCGTCACCGGCCCGCAAGGAGAACCCATGGCCGTCCTCATCCGCGCCGTGCGCGTCGTCGAAGGCCGCGATCTGGCCGCCCGGCGCCGTCCCGGCATCCCCGAATCCCGGTGGGCCGCCGGCCCCGGCATGGTCTGCCAGGCCCTGGGCATCGAACGGGCCGACAACCGCGCCCCTTTGACCGGCGCCCGCCTCTGGGTGGAAGACATCGGCCTCCTGCCCATGAAAAAAGAAATCGCCGCCGGACCACGCATCGGCGTCGCCTACGCCGCGGAATGGGCGGCCAAACCCTGGCGGTTTATATGGCAGCCGCCGGAAGCCGCGCTAAAATAA